Proteins from a genomic interval of Pseudomonas paeninsulae:
- a CDS encoding LysR substrate-binding domain-containing protein — MASGIDLRKLPPLKSLKGFEATARLGSVRGAAEELNLTHPAITHQMQVLEADLGVKLFARKGRSLILTPEGERYYPYVLAALEQLLEGGAAIRHMASAPALRVQTYISFAICWLAHRLTHFRTLHPEIELRLATSGAGWDFDEDSADIGVIYRSEPIPAHLHWVKLFDSRFFPVCSPTLLADKATQLRPKDLARYPLIAVNSEDRYWNWSQWFESAGLKMASRAVPIVVDTLAMSLEMAINGEGIALVNGPLADNDLRSGRLVKPVEHFAEGQGQWGIICRKEIQHDLRVVSLTNWLLEVSKT; from the coding sequence ATGGCGAGCGGTATCGATTTGCGGAAACTGCCCCCTCTGAAGTCGCTGAAGGGGTTCGAGGCGACAGCGCGGCTGGGCAGTGTAAGGGGCGCGGCCGAAGAGCTGAATCTGACTCACCCTGCGATTACGCACCAGATGCAGGTTCTGGAGGCTGACCTCGGGGTGAAACTGTTTGCTCGTAAAGGGCGCAGTCTGATTCTGACCCCGGAAGGCGAACGCTATTACCCTTACGTGCTGGCCGCGCTTGAGCAGCTGCTTGAAGGCGGCGCGGCGATCCGGCACATGGCGTCAGCGCCTGCACTGCGCGTACAGACCTACATCAGCTTTGCGATCTGTTGGCTGGCGCATCGATTGACGCACTTTCGAACACTGCACCCGGAAATCGAGTTGCGTTTGGCTACCTCTGGTGCCGGCTGGGATTTCGACGAAGACAGTGCGGACATTGGGGTGATCTATCGCAGCGAACCTATCCCTGCGCACCTGCATTGGGTGAAGCTGTTCGATTCCAGATTCTTCCCGGTTTGCAGCCCAACGTTGTTAGCTGATAAAGCAACGCAGTTACGCCCCAAAGACCTCGCGCGCTATCCGTTGATTGCGGTTAACTCCGAGGATAGGTACTGGAACTGGAGTCAATGGTTTGAGTCTGCCGGGCTGAAGATGGCCAGCAGGGCGGTGCCGATTGTGGTCGATACCCTGGCCATGTCGCTGGAGATGGCCATCAATGGCGAGGGGATTGCGCTGGTCAATGGGCCGCTTGCCGATAACGATCTGCGTTCAGGGCGGTTAGTTAAACCGGTCGAGCATTTTGCCGAGGGCCAGGGGCAGTGGGGGATTATTTGTAGAAAGGAAATCCAGCATGACCTTCGGGTCGTGAGCCTGACTAACTGGTTGCTAGAAGTCAGCAAAACATAG
- a CDS encoding aldehyde dehydrogenase → MSTEALVAVTPETLRQHDWCSLAKNLKIETGLFIDGHFVEALKGNRFDSINPATGEVLASVAYGDENDINRAVACAKLAWHSGHWRHMAPRTRMSILMRLADLIERNAAELALLETLDMGKPITDALTIDLPEVVNTYRYYAECIDKIDGVVTNTAPEALHMIQREPLGIIGAISPWNYPLLMASWKVAPALAAGNCVVLKPAQQAPLSCLRLAQLFIEAGGPPGVFNVVNGDGPVTGKALALHMDVAKISFTGSTAVGKQIMIYAGQSNLKRVALETGGKSPQIFMADLENLDAAVERAYGGIFDNAGQVCNAGSRLLVHRDIHDAFVERFVERSSKAYQPGDPLDPATTLGPVVTRAHQQGVLEKIKQGSAEGAHLALGGCAPAGMEQGAYVTPTLFTGVDQNMSIAREEIFGPVASVMSFDNEAQAIAIANDSIYGLAASVWTQDLKTAHRMVRSIEAGVIWVNCFGDGDMTQPFGGYKQSGNTRDKSFECLLGYTQSKSAWFNLD, encoded by the coding sequence ATGTCGACCGAAGCGCTAGTGGCAGTAACACCCGAGACCCTGCGTCAGCATGACTGGTGCAGTCTGGCGAAGAATCTGAAGATCGAAACCGGACTGTTTATCGACGGTCACTTTGTCGAGGCACTTAAAGGCAATCGTTTCGACAGCATTAACCCAGCCACCGGCGAAGTACTGGCTTCGGTTGCTTACGGCGACGAGAACGATATCAATCGCGCCGTGGCTTGCGCCAAACTCGCCTGGCACAGCGGACATTGGCGGCACATGGCGCCGCGCACGCGCATGAGCATTCTCATGCGCCTGGCCGACCTGATAGAGAGAAACGCCGCCGAGCTGGCCTTGCTGGAAACCCTGGACATGGGCAAGCCGATTACCGATGCCCTGACCATCGACCTGCCCGAAGTCGTCAACACGTATCGTTATTACGCCGAGTGCATCGACAAAATCGACGGCGTCGTCACCAATACTGCCCCCGAAGCGCTGCATATGATCCAGCGCGAGCCCCTGGGCATTATCGGCGCCATCTCGCCCTGGAACTATCCACTGCTGATGGCTTCATGGAAGGTGGCCCCGGCACTGGCGGCGGGTAACTGCGTGGTGCTGAAGCCGGCACAACAAGCACCCTTGAGCTGCCTGCGACTGGCCCAGTTGTTCATCGAAGCCGGTGGCCCACCAGGGGTGTTCAACGTGGTCAACGGTGACGGCCCCGTTACAGGCAAAGCACTGGCCCTGCATATGGATGTAGCCAAAATCAGCTTTACCGGCTCAACTGCGGTCGGCAAACAAATCATGATTTATGCCGGCCAGTCCAATCTCAAACGCGTGGCGCTGGAAACCGGTGGCAAGAGCCCGCAAATATTCATGGCCGACCTCGAAAACCTCGATGCGGCAGTGGAACGTGCCTACGGCGGCATCTTCGACAATGCGGGTCAGGTGTGTAACGCCGGCTCCCGGCTGCTGGTGCATCGCGACATTCATGACGCCTTCGTGGAAAGGTTTGTCGAACGCAGCAGCAAGGCCTATCAACCGGGCGACCCGCTGGATCCAGCAACGACCCTGGGGCCAGTGGTCACCCGCGCCCACCAGCAAGGCGTACTAGAGAAGATCAAGCAAGGCAGCGCGGAGGGTGCCCATCTTGCGTTGGGCGGATGCGCCCCAGCGGGCATGGAACAGGGAGCGTATGTAACGCCAACGCTGTTTACCGGCGTAGATCAAAACATGAGCATCGCCCGGGAAGAAATATTCGGCCCGGTAGCCTCGGTGATGAGCTTTGACAACGAAGCGCAAGCCATCGCCATTGCCAACGACTCCATCTACGGACTGGCGGCCAGCGTCTGGACACAAGACCTGAAGACGGCCCATCGCATGGTGCGCTCGATTGAAGCCGGGGTGATCTGGGTTAACTGCTTTGGGGATGGCGACATGACCCAACCCTTTGGCGGCTATAAGCAATCAGGCAATACACGCGACAAGTCCTTCGAGTGCCTGCTCGGTTACACCCAGAGCAAATCTGCCTGGTTTAATCTCGACTGA
- the dksA gene encoding RNA polymerase-binding protein DksA, with amino-acid sequence MPTKVKEKAKSSQLIRGFEPYKEVKGEEYMGEPMRTHFTGILNKWKLELMQEVDRTVHHMQDEAANFPDPADRASQEEEFSLELRARDRERKLIKKIDETLQLIDDNDYGWCDSCGVEIGIRRLEARPTATLCIDCKTLAEIKEKQVGS; translated from the coding sequence ATGCCCACCAAAGTAAAAGAAAAAGCAAAAAGCAGCCAACTGATTCGTGGCTTCGAACCCTATAAAGAAGTAAAGGGTGAGGAGTACATGGGTGAGCCGATGCGCACCCACTTCACCGGCATCCTCAACAAGTGGAAGCTGGAGTTGATGCAGGAAGTCGACCGTACTGTGCACCACATGCAGGACGAAGCGGCCAACTTCCCCGATCCAGCGGACCGCGCCAGCCAGGAAGAAGAATTCAGCCTGGAACTGCGTGCTCGTGATCGTGAGCGCAAACTGATAAAGAAGATCGACGAAACGCTGCAACTGATCGACGACAACGATTACGGCTGGTGCGACTCATGCGGCGTCGAGATCGGCATCCGCCGACTGGAAGCCCGCCCCACCGCCACCTTGTGTATCGATTGCAAGACTCTGGCGGAAATCAAAGAAAAACAGGTCGGTTCCTGA
- the choX gene encoding choline ABC transporter substrate-binding protein, with translation MTIKIIPALMSTLLCFSAGDLLAQEQSSCKTMRIADIGWVDNAANNSVLVVLSEALGYKPKKTMVSLPITLASIQKKQMDVYLDYWSPSTDETVKPFRDKKSVKISAEPNMRGAKYTLAVPTYLYEKGLKNFADIARFEEELDGRIYGIEAGSGGNKQINKIIGENKFDLGEFTHIESSEAAMRVAVARAIKKEEAIVFLAWAPHPMNLQFDMTYLAGGDDYFGPNLGAAEVYTITATDYDQRCPNAAKLVSNMKYTVEMEAALMDRIMQKEDPNDVARDWIKNNPQWLDTWLADVTTIDGKNGLDAVKKHLGI, from the coding sequence ATGACTATAAAAATAATTCCCGCACTGATGAGTACGCTCCTATGCTTCAGCGCCGGAGACCTTCTAGCGCAAGAGCAAAGCTCATGCAAAACCATGCGCATAGCCGATATAGGCTGGGTCGATAACGCGGCCAACAATAGTGTACTGGTGGTGTTGTCTGAGGCGCTTGGCTATAAGCCGAAGAAAACCATGGTTTCCTTGCCTATCACCTTGGCGTCTATCCAAAAGAAGCAAATGGACGTTTATCTTGACTATTGGTCCCCGTCCACCGACGAAACAGTTAAACCATTCCGCGATAAAAAATCTGTAAAGATTTCAGCAGAACCCAACATGCGCGGCGCCAAGTACACCCTTGCCGTGCCGACTTATCTATATGAAAAGGGCCTGAAAAATTTCGCCGACATTGCCCGATTCGAGGAAGAACTCGACGGCAGGATCTATGGCATTGAAGCGGGCTCCGGCGGTAATAAGCAAATCAATAAAATCATCGGCGAAAACAAATTCGACCTGGGTGAGTTCACGCATATTGAGTCGAGCGAGGCAGCCATGCGGGTAGCGGTGGCCCGCGCGATCAAGAAGGAGGAGGCTATCGTTTTTCTCGCCTGGGCCCCGCACCCGATGAACCTGCAGTTTGATATGACCTACCTTGCGGGCGGAGATGATTATTTTGGTCCGAACTTAGGCGCAGCCGAGGTCTATACCATTACCGCTACGGACTATGATCAACGCTGCCCGAATGCGGCGAAACTTGTCTCAAACATGAAGTACACGGTTGAGATGGAAGCTGCGTTGATGGATCGGATCATGCAGAAAGAAGATCCCAACGACGTGGCTAGGGACTGGATCAAAAACAACCCTCAATGGCTCGACACCTGGCTGGCCGACGTAACCACCATTGACGGCAAGAATGGCCTGGACGCGGTGAAAAAACACCTCGGTATATAA
- a CDS encoding heme ABC transporter ATP-binding protein has product MLRAENLAVQRGSRTVLTDIDLELRPGEVLGVLGPNGAGKSTLLGALCGELSPSHGRVWLDQRHLGDWPGAERARRLAVLPQTSTLNFAFRVEEVVAMGRLPHASGHLRDAQIIGEALQAADAAHLAGRSYLALSGGERQRVHLARVLAQLWPGGEGQILLLDEPTSMLDPLHQHTTLQATQAFAERGAAVLVILHDLNLAARYCDRLLLLDRGRPHALGSPEQVLRAEPLQAVFGLEVLVQRHPERGHPLIVAR; this is encoded by the coding sequence ATGCTGCGAGCGGAAAACCTGGCGGTGCAGCGCGGCTCCCGAACTGTATTGACGGATATCGACCTGGAGCTACGCCCTGGCGAAGTGCTCGGTGTGCTCGGCCCCAATGGCGCCGGCAAGAGCACCTTGCTCGGTGCGCTCTGCGGCGAGTTGAGCCCGTCGCACGGCCGGGTATGGCTTGATCAGCGCCACCTCGGTGACTGGCCGGGCGCCGAGCGCGCCCGGCGGCTGGCGGTGTTGCCACAAACCTCGACGCTGAATTTTGCCTTCCGCGTCGAGGAGGTCGTGGCCATGGGCCGGCTGCCCCATGCCAGCGGTCATCTGCGTGATGCGCAGATCATCGGCGAAGCGCTGCAGGCGGCGGATGCCGCTCACCTGGCCGGGCGCAGCTACCTGGCCTTGTCCGGCGGCGAGCGGCAGCGCGTGCACCTGGCGCGGGTGTTGGCGCAACTCTGGCCGGGTGGTGAGGGGCAGATCCTGTTGCTCGACGAACCGACCTCAATGCTCGATCCCTTGCACCAGCACACCACCCTGCAAGCCACCCAGGCCTTTGCCGAACGGGGCGCGGCGGTGCTGGTGATCCTGCATGACCTGAACCTGGCCGCGCGTTACTGCGACCGTTTGCTGTTGCTCGATCGCGGTCGCCCGCATGCGCTGGGCAGCCCGGAGCAGGTCCTGCGCGCCGAGCCACTGCAGGCGGTATTCGGCCTGGAAGTGTTGGTGCAGCGCCATCCTGAACGCGGTCATCCGCTGATAGTCGCGCGTTAA
- a CDS encoding ChaN family lipoprotein, protein MRIAGLLLFLLAGCQASLPPLPAWQSPEGREHAELGQIVELRSGQRLTPQQLLARLAPAPHVLVGERHDNPDHHALQLWLLQALAARRAQGSLLLEMLTADQQGKVDTVRARLAAGQQVADLPAALAWQRGWDWLLYGPIVQHALAQPYPMLAANLQRSDVLQIYRQRPALSGSASTAQSVQEALLTQIRVSHCDQLPESQMPAMLAVQQQRDRRMAEALLAAPPPSLLLAGVYHVRRDLGVPLHLSDLGDKAASLVLILAEVGTLVSAAEADFVWYTPALPERDYCADFAG, encoded by the coding sequence ATGCGTATTGCCGGCCTATTGTTATTTCTTCTCGCGGGCTGCCAGGCGTCCTTGCCGCCGCTACCGGCCTGGCAAAGCCCGGAAGGACGCGAGCATGCCGAATTGGGACAGATCGTCGAACTGCGCAGCGGTCAGCGCCTGACTCCGCAACAACTGCTCGCGCGCCTGGCGCCGGCTCCGCACGTGCTGGTCGGCGAGCGGCACGACAATCCCGATCACCATGCCTTGCAGCTCTGGTTGTTGCAGGCGTTGGCGGCGCGGCGCGCGCAAGGTAGCCTGCTGCTGGAAATGCTCACGGCGGATCAGCAGGGCAAGGTCGACACCGTGCGCGCACGTTTGGCCGCCGGGCAGCAGGTCGCCGACCTTCCGGCGGCATTGGCCTGGCAGCGGGGCTGGGATTGGTTGCTGTACGGGCCGATCGTGCAGCACGCCCTGGCTCAGCCTTACCCCATGCTGGCGGCCAATCTGCAGCGCTCGGATGTGTTGCAGATTTATCGTCAGCGGCCGGCATTGAGCGGCTCGGCCTCGACCGCACAAAGCGTGCAGGAGGCGCTGCTAACGCAGATCCGCGTCTCCCATTGCGACCAGTTACCGGAAAGCCAGATGCCGGCCATGCTCGCCGTACAGCAGCAGCGTGACCGCCGCATGGCCGAGGCACTGTTGGCAGCACCGCCGCCAAGTCTGCTGCTGGCTGGCGTCTATCATGTGCGCCGTGATCTGGGGGTGCCCTTGCACCTGAGCGACCTGGGCGATAAGGCGGCCAGTCTGGTCCTGATCTTGGCTGAAGTGGGCACGCTGGTCAGCGCCGCAGAAGCCGACTTCGTCTGGTACACCCCGGCGTTGCCGGAGCGGGACTACTGCGCCGATTTCGCCGGCTAA
- a CDS encoding NAD(P)-dependent oxidoreductase — translation MKVGFIGLGNVGGKLAGSLLRNGYDLTVRDLDPELAQSFLDKGAHWADSPKELAEKVDLIITCLPSPAACSKVMEAEDGLVHGLTTGKIWLEMSTTDDAEVRRLGALVEATGALAMDCPVSGGCHRAATGNISIFAGGSRAAFERVLPVLSTLGRRVLHTGDIGSASVLKVMTNYLATTHLCALAEALVVCKKAGLDLGTTYEAIRISSGNSFVHETESQLILNGSRDVNFTMDLVIKDVGLFDSLANQLGVPLEISPLILDIFKDGQQRFGAREWSSNIVKRLEEACDLQVLAPGFPAELVDYEPEEQGAEVVPPGRNA, via the coding sequence ATGAAAGTAGGATTTATTGGCCTCGGTAATGTCGGTGGCAAACTCGCTGGAAGTTTGCTGCGTAATGGTTATGACCTCACGGTGCGCGACTTGGACCCTGAGTTGGCGCAGTCCTTCCTGGATAAAGGGGCTCACTGGGCCGACTCGCCCAAAGAGCTCGCAGAAAAAGTTGATCTGATTATCACCTGCCTGCCGTCTCCGGCCGCCTGCTCCAAGGTGATGGAAGCCGAAGACGGCCTGGTTCATGGCCTGACAACCGGCAAAATCTGGCTGGAGATGAGCACCACCGATGACGCCGAGGTACGTCGCCTCGGCGCCCTGGTGGAAGCGACCGGCGCGCTGGCCATGGACTGCCCGGTTTCCGGCGGCTGCCACCGCGCCGCCACCGGCAATATTTCAATTTTTGCCGGCGGTTCACGCGCCGCCTTCGAGCGCGTACTTCCGGTGCTGTCGACCCTCGGTCGGCGCGTGCTACACACCGGCGATATCGGTTCTGCATCGGTACTCAAGGTGATGACCAACTACCTGGCCACCACGCACCTGTGCGCCTTGGCGGAAGCCTTGGTGGTCTGCAAAAAAGCCGGGCTGGACCTGGGCACCACCTATGAAGCGATCCGTATTTCTTCCGGCAACTCCTTTGTCCATGAGACCGAATCTCAGCTGATCCTCAACGGCAGTCGCGATGTCAATTTCACCATGGACCTGGTGATCAAAGACGTCGGCCTGTTCGACTCGCTGGCCAACCAGCTGGGCGTACCACTGGAGATTTCCCCTCTCATCCTGGACATCTTCAAAGACGGTCAGCAGCGCTTTGGCGCACGCGAGTGGTCCTCAAACATCGTCAAGCGGCTGGAAGAAGCCTGCGACCTGCAGGTACTTGCACCAGGGTTCCCAGCAGAGTTGGTGGACTACGAACCGGAAGAGCAAGGTGCCGAAGTCGTGCCGCCGGGCCGCAACGCTTAG
- a CDS encoding Rieske (2Fe-2S) protein → MMRLCAPNELAEGQSRGFVIDGEKLFAVRKDGQVFAYRNRCPHKGIPLEWLPDQFLDHSASLIQCATHGALFLIDSGECVAGPCAGQSLHALTCEEDHEGIWIEA, encoded by the coding sequence ATGATGCGTTTATGCGCCCCGAATGAGCTGGCCGAAGGTCAGAGCCGGGGCTTCGTGATTGACGGCGAAAAGCTGTTTGCCGTGCGCAAGGACGGCCAGGTATTCGCCTACCGCAACCGTTGTCCGCACAAGGGTATCCCCCTGGAGTGGCTGCCAGACCAGTTTCTCGACCACAGCGCCAGCCTGATCCAGTGCGCCACCCACGGCGCACTGTTTCTCATCGACTCGGGCGAGTGCGTCGCCGGCCCCTGCGCCGGGCAATCGCTGCACGCACTGACCTGCGAGGAAGACCACGAAGGGATCTGGATCGAAGCGTAA
- the gluQRS gene encoding tRNA glutamyl-Q(34) synthetase GluQRS, translating into MNVPAYIGRFAPTPSGYLHFGSLVAALASYLDARAVGGRWLLRMEDLDPPREVPGAQEAIRGTLESYGLHWDGEVVRQSQRDAEYQALVERLLQQGLAYACTCSRKQLEGYHGIYPGTCRDAGHAPQNAAIRLRVPELSYDFIDRVQGEYRQHLAREVGDFVIRRRDGLYAYQLAVVLDDAWQGVTDVVRGADLLDSTPRQLYLQELLGLVQPRYLHVPLIIQPDGHKLGKSYRSPPLPTDQAAPLLVRALRALGQELPAELEHARPPELLTWASSHWDVSRIARSRTLAEAQLR; encoded by the coding sequence ATGAACGTTCCCGCTTATATCGGTCGCTTCGCCCCTACCCCCAGTGGTTACCTGCACTTCGGCTCATTGGTCGCGGCGCTGGCGTCCTACCTCGACGCGCGCGCGGTCGGCGGTCGCTGGCTACTGCGCATGGAAGATCTCGACCCGCCGCGTGAAGTACCCGGCGCGCAAGAGGCGATCCGCGGCACCCTGGAAAGCTACGGCCTGCACTGGGACGGCGAAGTGGTGCGGCAAAGCCAGCGGGATGCAGAGTACCAGGCACTGGTCGAGCGCTTGCTGCAGCAGGGCCTGGCCTATGCCTGCACCTGCTCGCGCAAGCAACTGGAGGGCTACCACGGCATCTACCCCGGCACCTGCCGCGATGCCGGGCACGCACCACAGAACGCCGCGATCCGCCTGCGCGTGCCGGAGCTGAGCTACGACTTTATCGACCGCGTGCAAGGCGAATACCGCCAGCACCTGGCCCGCGAGGTCGGCGACTTCGTCATTCGCCGCCGCGACGGGCTGTACGCCTACCAACTGGCGGTGGTGCTCGACGATGCCTGGCAGGGCGTCACCGACGTGGTGCGCGGCGCCGACCTGCTCGATTCCACCCCGCGCCAGCTGTACCTGCAGGAACTGCTCGGCCTGGTGCAACCACGCTACCTGCACGTACCGCTGATCATCCAGCCGGACGGCCACAAACTGGGCAAGTCCTACCGCTCGCCACCGCTGCCAACCGACCAGGCCGCGCCACTGCTGGTTCGCGCGTTACGCGCCCTGGGCCAAGAGCTGCCTGCCGAACTGGAGCACGCTCGCCCGCCCGAGCTGCTGACCTGGGCGAGCAGCCACTGGGACGTCAGCCGCATTGCGCGCAGCCGCACCCTGGCCGAAGCGCAGTTGCGCTGA
- a CDS encoding FecCD family ABC transporter permease → MNPVIQPRSLFIALSLLLALALWLSLALGPVSLPLADTLHAALRLLGMPVGGVELEQAELILGQIRMPRTLLGLTVGAVLALCGVAMQGLFRNPLADPGLVGVSSGAALGAAVAIVGGAALGGLPEVFAPYLLSLCAFIGGLGVTALVYRLGRRDGETSVATMLLAGIALTALAGAAIGLFTYLADDATLRTLTFWNLGSLNGASYARLWPLLLVTLAVALWLPRRARALNALLLGESEARHLGFAVERIKRELVLCTALGVGAAVAAAGMIGFIGLVVPHLMRLLVGPDHRVLLPASALAGASLLLFADLAARLLLAPAELPIGIVTALIGAPFFLYLLLRERA, encoded by the coding sequence ATGAATCCTGTCATTCAGCCGCGCTCACTGTTTATTGCGCTGAGCCTGTTGCTGGCGCTCGCGCTCTGGTTATCCCTGGCGCTGGGGCCGGTCAGCCTGCCGCTGGCCGATACCTTGCACGCGGCGTTGCGCCTGCTCGGCATGCCTGTGGGTGGCGTCGAACTGGAGCAGGCCGAATTGATCCTCGGGCAGATCCGCATGCCGCGCACCCTGCTGGGTCTGACCGTCGGGGCGGTGCTGGCGCTGTGCGGGGTGGCGATGCAGGGCCTGTTCCGCAACCCGTTGGCCGACCCCGGCCTGGTCGGCGTCTCCAGCGGCGCGGCATTGGGCGCGGCGGTCGCGATTGTCGGTGGCGCGGCGCTGGGCGGCCTGCCGGAGGTCTTCGCGCCTTACCTGTTGTCGTTGTGCGCCTTTATCGGCGGCCTCGGGGTGACTGCCCTGGTCTATCGCCTGGGTCGGCGCGACGGTGAGACCAGCGTGGCGACCATGCTCCTGGCCGGCATCGCCCTGACCGCGTTGGCCGGTGCGGCGATTGGTCTGTTCACTTACCTGGCCGATGACGCCACGCTGCGCACCCTGACCTTCTGGAACCTGGGCAGCCTCAACGGCGCCAGCTATGCGCGGCTGTGGCCGTTGCTGTTAGTCACCCTGGCGGTGGCGCTGTGGTTGCCGCGGCGAGCCAGGGCGCTGAATGCCCTGTTGCTCGGCGAGTCGGAAGCGCGCCACCTCGGTTTTGCCGTGGAGCGGATCAAGCGCGAACTGGTGTTGTGCACCGCCCTCGGCGTCGGCGCCGCCGTGGCGGCGGCGGGGATGATCGGTTTTATCGGCCTGGTGGTGCCGCACCTGATGCGCTTGCTGGTCGGCCCGGATCACCGCGTGCTGCTGCCGGCCTCGGCACTGGCGGGCGCCAGCCTGCTGCTGTTCGCCGATCTGGCCGCGCGGCTGCTGCTGGCGCCAGCGGAACTGCCGATCGGGATCGTCACCGCGTTGATTGGCGCGCCGTTCTTTCTCTATCTATTGCTGCGGGAACGTGCCTGA
- a CDS encoding pyridoxal phosphate-dependent aminotransferase — MAPSYSARSRAIEPFHVMALLARANQLQAAGVDVIHLEIGEPDFTTAAPIVAAGQAALAAGHTRYTAARGIPALREAIAGFYEQRYRLSIDPERILITPGGSGALLLATSLLVDPGKHWLLADPGYPCNRHFLRLVEGAAQLVPVGPEVRYQLTADLVARYWDKDSVGALVASPANPTGTLLSREELGGLSRALKERGGHLVVDEIYHGLTYGVDASSVLEVDDEAFVLNSFSKYFGMTGWRLGWLVAPQAAVADLEKLAQNLYISAPSMAQHAALACFEASTLEILEQRRHEFARRRDFLLPALRELGFKIAVEPEGAFYLYADISAFGGDAFAFCQHFLETEYVAFTPGLDFGRHLASQHVRFSYTQDLPRLQQAVERIARGLKSWRPDAL, encoded by the coding sequence ATGGCCCCGTCCTACAGTGCGCGCAGCCGCGCCATCGAACCCTTTCATGTCATGGCCTTGCTGGCTCGCGCCAACCAGTTGCAAGCCGCCGGTGTCGATGTCATCCATCTGGAGATCGGTGAGCCGGACTTCACCACCGCCGCGCCGATCGTCGCTGCCGGCCAGGCCGCCCTGGCAGCCGGGCATACCCGCTATACCGCTGCGCGAGGAATACCGGCCCTGCGTGAAGCGATTGCCGGCTTCTACGAACAACGTTATCGACTGAGCATAGACCCTGAGCGAATTTTGATTACCCCAGGTGGCTCCGGCGCATTGTTATTGGCCACCAGTCTGTTGGTCGACCCAGGCAAGCACTGGCTGCTGGCCGACCCGGGCTATCCGTGCAACCGACATTTCCTGCGCCTGGTCGAAGGCGCCGCGCAGCTTGTTCCGGTGGGGCCGGAGGTGCGTTATCAACTGACCGCGGATCTGGTTGCGCGCTATTGGGACAAGGACAGCGTCGGCGCGCTGGTTGCCTCGCCAGCCAACCCGACCGGTACGTTGCTGTCCCGCGAGGAGTTGGGCGGGCTGTCCCGCGCGCTGAAAGAACGCGGTGGCCATCTGGTGGTCGACGAGATCTATCACGGCCTGACCTATGGCGTGGACGCCAGCAGCGTGCTGGAAGTGGACGACGAAGCCTTTGTGCTCAACAGCTTCTCCAAATACTTCGGCATGACCGGCTGGCGTCTCGGTTGGCTGGTGGCACCGCAGGCGGCGGTGGCCGATCTGGAGAAGCTGGCGCAGAACCTCTATATCAGCGCGCCGAGCATGGCCCAGCATGCCGCGCTGGCCTGTTTCGAGGCGTCGACCCTGGAGATTCTCGAGCAGCGCCGGCATGAATTCGCCCGCCGCCGCGATTTTTTGCTGCCGGCGTTGCGCGAGCTGGGCTTCAAGATTGCCGTTGAGCCCGAAGGCGCCTTCTATCTATATGCCGACATCAGCGCCTTTGGCGGCGATGCTTTCGCCTTCTGTCAGCACTTCCTGGAAACCGAGTATGTGGCCTTCACCCCGGGGCTGGATTTCGGTCGTCACCTGGCCAGCCAGCATGTGCGCTTCTCCTACACCCAGGATCTGCCGCGCCTGCAACAGGCCGTCGAGCGGATTGCCCGTGGCCTGAAAAGCTGGCGTCCCGATGCGCTTTGA
- the sfsA gene encoding DNA/RNA nuclease SfsA — MRFEPPLEQGRLLRRYKRFLADIETADGELLTIHCPNTGSMLNCMSDGARVWFSRTNDPKRKLPGTWEIGETPHGRLAVINTARANGLVEEALRGGLITELAGFSALKREVPYGQERSRIDFRLDYPHGAAFVEVKSVTLGYADSRVAAFPDARTERGAKHLRELATLAREGIRAVQLYCVNLAEIDAVRPAEEIDPAYAAALREAVSAGVEVLAYGAQITPQEIRLVRRLEVQL, encoded by the coding sequence ATGCGCTTTGAGCCGCCGCTGGAGCAGGGCCGACTGCTGCGTCGTTACAAACGCTTTCTGGCCGATATCGAAACCGCAGATGGCGAGCTGCTGACCATTCATTGTCCCAACACTGGCTCGATGCTCAACTGCATGAGTGACGGCGCGCGGGTCTGGTTCAGTCGCACCAATGATCCAAAGCGCAAGCTGCCGGGTACCTGGGAAATCGGCGAAACGCCGCATGGTCGCCTGGCGGTGATCAATACCGCACGCGCCAACGGCCTGGTCGAAGAGGCGCTGCGTGGCGGACTGATCACTGAACTGGCCGGTTTCAGCGCCTTGAAGCGTGAAGTGCCCTATGGCCAGGAGCGCAGCCGCATCGATTTTCGTCTGGATTACCCGCACGGCGCGGCTTTCGTCGAAGTCAAAAGCGTGACCCTGGGCTATGCCGATAGCCGGGTGGCGGCTTTTCCCGATGCGCGCACCGAGCGCGGCGCCAAGCACCTGCGTGAACTGGCGACGTTGGCGCGAGAGGGGATTCGTGCCGTGCAACTGTATTGCGTCAATCTGGCGGAGATCGATGCGGTGCGCCCGGCCGAAGAGATCGATCCGGCCTACGCCGCGGCCCTGCGTGAAGCGGTCAGTGCCGGCGTCGAGGTGCTGGCCTATGGCGCCCAGATCACCCCGCAGGAAATCCGCCTGGTGCGTCGGCTTGAGGTGCAGTTGTAA